Below is a window of Sporosarcina ureae DNA.
ATATTACGCTGAATGAATGAAGCTAAATCACGGCTTTCTGTTGCGTTTACGTTGGAAGAAGAATCATAGAAAACTTCTGTTCCTTTTGCTGCAAAACCTGCTGCGTTCACGTGAATGGAAACGAATGTTTCAGCAAAATTCTTCTTAGCGAAATCTGTGCGTGCTTGAAGTGAATGATAAGTATCATTAGAACGTGTCATGATCACTTTAGCGCCCGCATTCTTTAACTTCGCTTCCACTTTTTTTGCTACATTCAATGTGATATTTTTTTCAGATTGACCATTCTTACCTGCACCTGGATCATGTCCGCCGTGCCCTGCATCAACCACGATGATTCGGTCTTTCAGTGGATTACCTGTTTGATTCAATAACTTCAAATACGTCTTGTGAACATAACCTGTTGTACTGCCTGTGCGAATTTTTGCCCAGTAACCAGACGTAGACAAGACTTCTACTTTTTGACCGGCTTGTAGCTTACCAACAGTTGGTGCACTGGAATTACCTGCAGAACGCATATTTAAATTATTTACCGTCACTTTACCCATTGTTTTCGCAACAGGAGTCGGTGTTGGCGTCGGTTTTGGTGTTGTGACAGGTGGTGTTGGAGTCGGTTTATTCGGTGTCGCATCATTTAGATTCGTAGTCGTGAAATATTCATGAATATATCCTTCTACTCCGTTTATATTTACTTTCAGCCATATACCTGTACTGCCAGTTACTTCTACTAATGTACCGTTAGGCAGCACGTGGATAATAGCAGAAGACTCGGAAGGCGCACTGCGCACGTTCAGTGGATCTGTATCGTCACCAGTTGCTACGCGTACATACTTTACGCTAGATTGCTGGTCAGGAGTTTTAACAGTTAACGCAAATTGCTTGTCCATTGCGCGTGCAACGAATAATGCGAATTGCTTACGTGTTAACTTATTATTAGGCAAGAACTTCTTATTGTCGCCTTGTGTAATACCTGCATAATACAAACCGTTGATACGGTCAGCGTATTTGTGGTTTTTCACATCATCCATGCCCAAAGGTTTTTGGCTCGTGACTTTTTCGGATAAATTGAACGCTACAGACATAGCATAGGCCATCTCATCACGTTTAATTTCTTCGTTCGGTTTAAAGTTATTTGCGTCAGTATTAGGGAAAAATCCTTTTTGAAGCGCAATATTAGCAAACTTGTATTGTTCACTAGACGGCTTCAAACCATTGATCTCCATATTTTTCAACTGTGTATCTTGTGTTCCTGTTGCGATGACAAGCATCTTGGCAACATGTGAACGACGTAAATTGTCTTGAGGATTAAATTTCGGAGTTTGATTAATAATGCCTTTTTCCGCTATGTAATGGACTTCTTTGAAATATTCACTGTTCGCTGGGACGTCGGAAAACTTGAAGCTTGCCAATGACTGGAGAGGTGAGAGAGCTAAGATGGTTAGCAGCAACAGACCAACTGTTGCCCATTTAAATTGTTTCATGAGATCCTCCTCGAGTATATTATTTGTTACTAGACTCATAGGTTCATTTTACCAGTAAAGAAAAATGATTACTAGATGTTTTTGTCATGGTTCGTAAAATAGTAATAACTCTTAGATGATTCTTCATTACTACTCATGGATAGTTAATACGTAGGGGGCATATATGTGAATTCAGAGAAAACCGAATGCTCTAGTTAGAACATTCGGTAGGGGAGTTAATTATTAATACGGTCGA
It encodes the following:
- a CDS encoding N-acetylmuramoyl-L-alanine amidase, whose protein sequence is MKQFKWATVGLLLLTILALSPLQSLASFKFSDVPANSEYFKEVHYIAEKGIINQTPKFNPQDNLRRSHVAKMLVIATGTQDTQLKNMEINGLKPSSEQYKFANIALQKGFFPNTDANNFKPNEEIKRDEMAYAMSVAFNLSEKVTSQKPLGMDDVKNHKYADRINGLYYAGITQGDNKKFLPNNKLTRKQFALFVARAMDKQFALTVKTPDQQSSVKYVRVATGDDTDPLNVRSAPSESSAIIHVLPNGTLVEVTGSTGIWLKVNINGVEGYIHEYFTTTNLNDATPNKPTPTPPVTTPKPTPTPTPVAKTMGKVTVNNLNMRSAGNSSAPTVGKLQAGQKVEVLSTSGYWAKIRTGSTTGYVHKTYLKLLNQTGNPLKDRIIVVDAGHGGHDPGAGKNGQSEKNITLNVAKKVEAKLKNAGAKVIMTRSNDTYHSLQARTDFAKKNFAETFVSIHVNAAGFAAKGTEVFYDSSSNVNATESRDLASFIQRNIVQKANMSDRGVKNRGFYVIKNNNVAAVLVELGFITNSQDYAKLTSEQYLNIYADAIYTGLHQYYSKQ